The Kitasatospora setae KM-6054 genome contains a region encoding:
- a CDS encoding APC family permease, with translation MVQLHDRPASPPRGGVRSKGLNSNSVGLLGNAVIGVSTVAPVYCLTTTLGTTVAAVGLQMPALFLAGFLPMMLVAFAYRELNKAIPDSGTSFTWTVKAFGPKIGWMCGWGLVIATIIVLSNLAGVATEYLYLLLGEITRSDSVAALNDDKLIHVATCLALIAVATLISYRGMTATKGVQYALVGLQLAVLGLFGVMAIAKAAGHGAAGSLHFSWSWLDPFQASSFTSFVAGLSLSLFMYWGWDACLSANEETGGSEKTPGRAAMLAMAVLVGSYLFTAVAVQMYAGIGATGTGLGNPDTSSNVLAVLAGPVMGTGLGVLLFVAVLASASASLQTTFIPVSRTVLAMSVYEALPASFTKVNARYQTPGRAIVTAGVGTGAFYTVMTLVSSHVLADTIAALTLMICFYYSLTAFACAWYFRHDFRNSVRDALLKCVFPLLGGLTLAAIFGKSLVDMVDPAYGSGSSVFGVGSVFVVGAGLLALGLVVMAVMTRRSPAFFRGEVLTRDTPALVIPD, from the coding sequence ATGGTTCAGCTCCACGACCGCCCGGCGTCCCCACCCCGAGGTGGCGTCCGTTCCAAGGGCCTCAACAGCAACTCGGTGGGCCTGCTCGGCAACGCGGTGATCGGCGTGTCGACGGTGGCCCCGGTCTACTGCCTCACCACCACCCTGGGGACCACGGTGGCCGCCGTCGGCCTGCAGATGCCGGCCCTCTTCCTGGCCGGCTTCCTGCCGATGATGCTGGTGGCCTTCGCCTACCGGGAGCTGAACAAGGCGATCCCCGACAGCGGCACCTCGTTCACCTGGACGGTCAAGGCGTTCGGCCCGAAGATCGGCTGGATGTGCGGCTGGGGCCTGGTGATCGCGACGATCATCGTGCTGTCCAACCTGGCCGGCGTCGCCACCGAGTACCTGTACCTGCTGCTCGGCGAGATCACCCGCAGCGACTCGGTCGCCGCGCTGAACGACGACAAGCTGATCCACGTGGCCACCTGCCTGGCGCTGATCGCCGTCGCGACGCTGATCAGCTACCGCGGCATGACCGCCACCAAGGGCGTCCAGTACGCCCTGGTCGGGCTGCAGCTCGCGGTGCTCGGCCTGTTCGGCGTGATGGCGATCGCCAAGGCCGCGGGCCACGGCGCGGCCGGCTCGCTGCACTTCTCCTGGAGCTGGCTCGACCCGTTCCAGGCCAGCTCGTTCACCTCCTTCGTGGCGGGCCTGTCGCTCTCGCTGTTCATGTACTGGGGCTGGGACGCCTGCCTGAGCGCCAACGAGGAGACCGGCGGCAGCGAGAAGACCCCCGGCCGGGCCGCGATGCTGGCGATGGCGGTGCTGGTCGGCTCCTACCTGTTCACCGCCGTCGCGGTGCAGATGTACGCGGGCATCGGCGCCACCGGCACCGGCCTCGGCAACCCGGACACCTCCTCCAACGTGCTGGCCGTGCTGGCCGGCCCGGTGATGGGCACCGGCCTGGGCGTGCTGCTGTTCGTCGCGGTGCTGGCCTCCGCCTCCGCCAGCCTGCAGACCACCTTCATCCCGGTCAGCCGGACCGTGCTGGCGATGAGCGTGTACGAGGCGCTGCCGGCCTCCTTCACCAAGGTCAACGCGCGCTACCAGACGCCGGGCCGGGCGATCGTCACCGCGGGCGTCGGCACCGGCGCGTTCTACACCGTGATGACGCTGGTCAGCTCGCACGTGCTGGCCGACACCATCGCCGCGCTGACCCTGATGATCTGCTTCTACTACTCGCTGACCGCGTTCGCCTGCGCCTGGTACTTCCGGCACGACTTCCGCAACTCGGTCCGCGACGCGCTGCTCAAGTGCGTGTTCCCGCTGCTCGGCGGGCTCACCCTGGCCGCGATCTTCGGCAAGTCGCTGGTCGACATGGTCGACCCCGCGTACGGCAGCGGCAGCTCGGTGTTCGGCGTCGGCTCGGTGTTCGTGGTCGGGGCCGGGCTGCTGGCGCTCGGCCTGGTGGTGATGGCCGTGATGACGCGCCGCAGCCCCGCGTTCTTCCGCGGCGAGGTGCTCACCCGGGACACCCCCGCCCTGGTCATCCCCGACTGA